The Pseudomonadota bacterium genome window below encodes:
- a CDS encoding RNA polymerase sigma factor: METARKTDEELMQAFQTGDVQAFQVLFGRYETPVFAFLLRQCGNRDAAADLAQDVFFRVVRGAASFHHQSKFSTWIYTIARNAAVDAARKARHRNHPSLDDSPKPDGPRLGDRIATKDPGPDRSATAERLQADLVVAIEKLPVDQREVFLLREYHGLSFNEIAEVVNAKVGTVKSRMRYALEALRRELRSYEEYARSLP, encoded by the coding sequence GTGGAGACGGCCCGAAAGACCGACGAGGAGCTGATGCAGGCGTTCCAAACAGGCGACGTCCAGGCGTTCCAGGTGCTGTTCGGGCGGTACGAAACCCCCGTCTTCGCCTTCCTGCTGCGGCAGTGCGGAAACCGAGATGCGGCAGCGGATCTCGCACAGGACGTCTTTTTCCGCGTCGTGCGCGGGGCGGCATCCTTCCATCATCAGTCGAAGTTTTCGACCTGGATTTACACCATCGCTAGAAACGCGGCGGTCGACGCAGCGCGCAAAGCTCGCCACAGGAACCATCCGTCGCTGGACGACTCCCCGAAACCCGACGGTCCACGCCTCGGCGACAGGATCGCGACGAAAGATCCCGGCCCCGACCGCAGCGCAACTGCCGAGCGGCTCCAGGCGGATCTCGTCGTTGCAATCGAGAAGCTCCCGGTCGACCAGCGGGAGGTGTTCCTGCTCCGCGAGTACCACGGCCTCTCGTTCAACGAGATCGCGGAGGTCGTCAACGCGAAGGTGGGCACGGTGAAGAGCAGGATGCGGTACGCCCTCGAAGCGCTGCGCCGCGAGCTGAGGTCCTACGAAGAGTACGCGAGGTCCCTGCCATGA
- the rpsI gene encoding 30S ribosomal protein S9, whose protein sequence is MTTTSTEARWYATGKRKCAVARIWMTSGTGKITVNRREEEIYFPRSISRMIMRQALELVEAEAQYDFLINVRGGGSSAQADAIKFGIARALCVAEPARRSTLKKAGLLTRDAREVERKKYGKPGARRSFQFSKR, encoded by the coding sequence ATGACGACGACGAGCACCGAGGCACGTTGGTACGCCACAGGCAAGCGGAAGTGCGCCGTGGCGAGGATCTGGATGACCTCCGGCACGGGGAAGATCACCGTCAACCGCCGCGAGGAGGAGATCTACTTCCCGCGGAGCATCTCGCGCATGATCATGCGCCAGGCGCTCGAGCTCGTCGAGGCCGAGGCGCAGTACGACTTCCTCATCAACGTCCGCGGCGGCGGCTCCTCGGCCCAGGCGGACGCCATCAAGTTCGGGATCGCGCGCGCCCTGTGCGTCGCGGAGCCGGCGCGCCGCTCCACGCTGAAGAAGGCCGGGCTCCTGACCCGCGACGCCCGCGAGGTCGAGCGCAAGAAGTACGGCAAGCCCGGCGCGCGCCGTTCCTTCCAGTTCTCGAAGCGCTAG
- a CDS encoding acyl-CoA dehydratase activase has protein sequence MFTERGEEHRVLAHEGNVSGATRKLLDELGAYAADHERTAALVTGTEGRHRFTLPESIAPIAIERALNELGLAPRAVVSMGGEDLVVYTLDDRGRIVTTHAGNKCASGTGEFFRQQLGRMDIGLEDLERVAVGAKVVRLSARCSVFMKSDCTHRLNKGESTVGDIALSLSKVMADKVSEFLTKSRIREGRVVLVGGVTRNRFIVEFLKEAWPSLEFVVPAESPYFEAYGAALLAGERGAPLPEPDALFKTGATLSYATFPPLGGSGESVRYVPSRRGAYVDGAEYILGVDGGSTTTKIALINAETLEIVAEHYGRTHGDPVSALKACVAEVRRQLGEKRPRISLVATTGSSRELLGVFLETPAVYNEIIAHTVGTTFFEKDVDTIFEIGGQDAKYVFINNSVPIDYAMNEACSAGTGSFLEESARGDLSIDEAAAIGPVALEAKAPLKFGEHCSAFINSDIRKAIQQGAARSDIVAGLVFSIVANYLNRVVGNRRIGEHVVLQGGVAKNPAVPLAFAQLTGKNIVVPPDPELMGCFGVALLARNKHAEGAVEKGDFKLEDIEGKTIVTKGTFACKACDNLCPIRRLEVNGRPYSFGGRCSKYTNARKHKKVDQDRVVDYTAERTRLIFEEHAPPADAFVARTEKTVGVPMAFSMHSLWPFYSWFFHELGVRLIPSTSIAEEGIAKLESNYCFPAEIAHGAIQDILDKGTDYVFLPFFRDMPSTEEAPVHATVCPLTQGLPFFARQAFNLDDSRVLRPLVSFKRGFDASRGQFEDVAAKLGLSRAAGGAAYDKAIREYERFLEHYRVLGLELLEKIKADPDTVYVALLGRPYNAFTRDANMGIPRKFVSHGVTVVPFDMIFDAAAEIFPNMYWYYGQQDMKAVRKIAEIPNLYATWITNFSCAPDSFMLHYIRWMMGRKPYLVLEIDSHSADAGIDTRIEAFLDIVYSYRRAGLAPAPPMPRRRYELARKKEFVDVVDHATGEKIDIRDPRVTLIWPSMGDLATEVTSAAAGKAGVKSIHLPVPDVQTTQLARNVASGKECIPSLLVLGLILQFLRRHPPNQEGEILLFFVPSTLGPCRTGQYYVFYERLLEELGYHNAVILVGDSSNSYREMGPTFNRDIWWGLVLGDYFTDARTGLRLLAKDPEAAMRVFEERWADVVDTVRIGGDIEKAVARAGAAFRAIPRRRELRDVPHVLIVGEIYVRRDTFSVTEITDFLIDKGIYPKVTGITEWIGYTDHCRWRAMDKRRRTEGLVGSLASGGWKDRAWYEIETFYKEMVEHKIARHLKPTGLIPHVPHDMHEIIANADRLFIDPELESEATCSSGVAATGMQDGYSGVAIIAPFACLPGRLIEGVYAPWARQRGYPVIALENDGQPYPPNVVARMEIFAHNVNRYRK, from the coding sequence ATGTTCACCGAAAGGGGCGAGGAGCACCGCGTCCTGGCCCACGAGGGCAACGTGTCGGGCGCGACGCGCAAGCTGCTCGACGAGCTCGGAGCGTACGCCGCCGACCACGAACGCACAGCCGCACTCGTCACCGGGACCGAGGGTCGCCATCGGTTCACGCTCCCGGAATCGATCGCGCCCATCGCGATCGAGCGCGCCCTCAACGAGCTCGGTCTCGCGCCGCGCGCCGTGGTCTCCATGGGCGGCGAGGATCTCGTAGTCTACACGCTCGACGATCGGGGTCGGATCGTGACGACCCACGCCGGCAACAAGTGCGCGTCCGGGACCGGGGAGTTCTTCCGACAGCAGCTCGGGCGCATGGACATCGGCCTCGAGGACCTCGAGCGCGTGGCAGTGGGCGCGAAGGTCGTCCGCCTTTCTGCACGCTGCTCGGTGTTCATGAAATCCGACTGCACCCACCGGCTCAACAAGGGAGAGTCCACGGTCGGCGACATCGCCCTGTCGCTGAGCAAGGTGATGGCCGACAAGGTCTCCGAGTTCCTCACGAAGAGCCGCATCCGAGAGGGCCGCGTCGTGCTCGTCGGCGGGGTGACCCGCAACCGGTTCATCGTCGAGTTCCTCAAGGAGGCGTGGCCGTCGCTGGAGTTCGTCGTCCCGGCCGAGAGCCCGTACTTCGAGGCGTACGGCGCGGCGCTCCTCGCCGGCGAACGGGGCGCCCCGCTGCCGGAGCCCGACGCGCTCTTCAAGACCGGGGCAACGCTGTCCTACGCGACGTTCCCGCCGCTCGGCGGCTCGGGCGAGAGCGTCCGCTACGTCCCCTCGCGCCGCGGCGCGTACGTCGACGGCGCCGAGTACATCCTCGGCGTGGACGGCGGCTCCACGACCACGAAGATCGCGCTCATCAACGCCGAGACGCTCGAGATCGTCGCCGAGCACTACGGCCGGACGCACGGCGATCCGGTCAGCGCGCTCAAGGCGTGCGTCGCGGAGGTCCGCAGGCAGCTCGGCGAGAAGCGCCCGCGAATCAGCCTCGTCGCGACGACCGGCAGCTCCCGTGAGCTGCTCGGCGTGTTCCTCGAGACGCCGGCGGTCTACAACGAGATCATCGCGCACACGGTCGGCACCACCTTTTTCGAGAAGGACGTCGACACGATCTTCGAGATCGGCGGGCAGGACGCGAAGTACGTCTTCATCAACAACAGCGTCCCGATCGACTACGCGATGAACGAGGCGTGCTCCGCGGGCACCGGCTCGTTCCTCGAGGAGTCCGCGCGCGGCGATCTGAGCATCGACGAGGCCGCGGCGATAGGCCCGGTCGCGCTCGAGGCGAAGGCGCCGCTCAAGTTCGGGGAGCACTGCTCGGCGTTCATCAACTCGGACATCCGCAAGGCGATCCAGCAGGGCGCCGCGCGCTCGGACATCGTCGCCGGGCTCGTGTTCTCCATCGTCGCGAACTACCTGAACAGGGTCGTCGGCAACCGCCGGATCGGCGAGCACGTCGTGCTGCAGGGCGGCGTCGCGAAGAACCCGGCGGTCCCGCTCGCGTTCGCGCAGCTGACCGGGAAGAACATCGTCGTGCCGCCGGATCCCGAGCTCATGGGCTGCTTCGGCGTGGCGCTGCTCGCGCGGAACAAGCACGCCGAGGGCGCCGTCGAGAAGGGCGACTTCAAGCTCGAGGACATCGAGGGCAAGACGATCGTCACGAAGGGCACGTTCGCGTGCAAGGCGTGCGACAACCTGTGCCCCATCCGCAGGCTCGAGGTCAACGGGCGCCCGTACTCGTTCGGCGGTCGGTGCTCGAAGTACACGAACGCGCGCAAGCACAAGAAGGTCGACCAGGACCGCGTCGTCGACTACACGGCCGAGCGCACGCGGTTGATCTTCGAGGAGCACGCGCCGCCCGCGGACGCCTTCGTCGCGCGGACCGAGAAGACGGTCGGCGTCCCGATGGCGTTCTCGATGCACTCCCTCTGGCCGTTCTACTCCTGGTTCTTCCACGAGCTCGGCGTCCGGCTGATCCCGTCGACCTCGATCGCCGAGGAGGGGATCGCCAAGCTCGAGAGCAACTACTGCTTCCCCGCGGAGATCGCCCACGGCGCGATCCAGGACATCCTGGACAAGGGGACCGACTACGTGTTCCTGCCGTTCTTCCGCGACATGCCGTCCACCGAGGAGGCGCCGGTGCACGCCACGGTGTGCCCGCTGACGCAGGGGCTCCCGTTCTTCGCGCGGCAGGCGTTCAACCTCGACGACAGCCGCGTCCTACGGCCGCTCGTCTCGTTCAAGCGCGGGTTCGACGCGAGCCGGGGCCAGTTCGAGGACGTCGCCGCGAAGCTCGGCCTGTCCCGCGCGGCCGGCGGCGCCGCATACGACAAGGCGATCCGCGAGTACGAGCGGTTCCTCGAGCACTACCGGGTGCTCGGCCTCGAACTGCTCGAGAAGATCAAGGCGGACCCGGACACGGTCTACGTCGCACTGCTCGGCCGGCCGTACAACGCGTTCACCCGGGACGCCAACATGGGGATCCCGCGGAAGTTCGTGTCGCACGGCGTGACGGTCGTGCCGTTCGACATGATCTTCGACGCCGCCGCTGAGATCTTCCCCAACATGTACTGGTACTACGGCCAGCAGGACATGAAGGCCGTGCGGAAGATCGCGGAGATCCCGAACCTCTACGCGACGTGGATCACGAACTTCTCGTGCGCGCCCGACTCCTTCATGCTGCACTACATCCGCTGGATGATGGGGCGCAAGCCGTACCTCGTGCTCGAGATCGATTCCCACTCCGCGGACGCGGGCATCGACACGCGCATCGAGGCGTTCCTCGACATCGTCTACAGCTACCGCCGCGCCGGGCTCGCCCCCGCGCCGCCCATGCCCAGGCGCAGGTACGAGCTCGCGCGCAAGAAGGAGTTCGTCGACGTCGTCGACCACGCCACGGGCGAGAAGATCGACATCCGCGATCCGCGCGTGACGCTCATCTGGCCCTCCATGGGCGATCTCGCCACGGAGGTCACGTCCGCGGCGGCGGGGAAGGCGGGCGTGAAGTCGATCCACCTCCCGGTGCCGGACGTCCAGACGACGCAGCTCGCGCGGAACGTCGCCTCGGGCAAGGAGTGCATCCCGTCGCTCCTCGTGCTCGGCCTCATCCTGCAGTTCCTGCGCCGGCACCCGCCGAACCAGGAGGGCGAGATCCTGCTGTTCTTCGTCCCGTCGACGCTCGGCCCGTGCCGGACCGGGCAGTACTACGTGTTCTACGAGCGCCTGCTCGAGGAGCTCGGCTACCACAACGCGGTCATCCTCGTCGGCGACTCCTCCAACTCCTACCGGGAGATGGGGCCGACCTTCAACCGCGACATCTGGTGGGGGCTCGTGCTCGGCGACTACTTCACGGACGCGCGCACGGGCCTCAGGCTGCTCGCCAAGGATCCCGAGGCGGCGATGCGCGTCTTCGAGGAGCGCTGGGCCGACGTCGTCGACACGGTGCGGATCGGCGGCGACATCGAGAAGGCCGTGGCCCGCGCCGGCGCGGCGTTCCGGGCCATCCCGAGGCGGCGGGAGCTGCGCGACGTCCCCCACGTCCTCATCGTGGGCGAGATCTACGTGCGCCGCGACACGTTCTCCGTCACGGAGATCACCGACTTCCTGATCGACAAGGGGATCTACCCGAAGGTGACCGGCATCACGGAGTGGATAGGCTACACCGACCACTGCCGGTGGCGGGCGATGGACAAGCGGCGGCGCACCGAGGGGCTCGTCGGCTCGCTCGCGTCCGGCGGCTGGAAGGACCGCGCGTGGTACGAGATCGAAACCTTCTACAAGGAGATGGTCGAGCACAAGATCGCGCGCCACCTCAAGCCGACCGGGCTCATCCCGCACGTGCCGCACGACATGCACGAGATCATCGCGAACGCGGACAGGCTCTTCATCGATCCGGAGCTCGAGAGCGAGGCGACCTGCTCGTCGGGCGTCGCCGCCACCGGCATGCAGGACGGCTACAGCGGCGTCGCGATCATCGCGCCGTTCGCGTGCCTTCCCGGGCGGCTCATCGAGGGCGTCTACGCCCCCTGGGCTCGTCAGAGGGGATACCCCGTGATCGCGCTCGAGAACGACGGCCAGCCGTACCCGCCTAACGTCGTGGCGCGCATGGAGATCTTCGCGCACAACGTGAACCGCTACCGCAAATGA
- a CDS encoding zf-HC2 domain-containing protein: MSCDCREFSELLLDLAYGELDEDEAKRLGEHASACTACRAQLEEIALTRKLASALPMPDPIPRIGSAVLAEAERVAAMATARPSEADARGDNRIAGIAERGPTFLDRLRGALFKPAFATALAATVVFAISFYLYRTATPGYDGDPGAPGAPFYGPAGAPAAAPLAAAESTAILARADGARGAEERIAGEDAIARRPALATSRSVAQAKGSLGTAGPAQVNSADELDRAEAETGKLAAAAPAAGDAPSWGQGGGGFASEKKADGAAKEAPAPAPADHGAAEAFAEGMDAYDRGDCAAATASLERVVDSYGAPIGLVPKALHHLARCARRSGSCGRAVVYYERLFAEHPGYEQRADAMWEAAACHRRLGHVEQSLALLRQLTQLPGWGAKADSEIDSIESLAADQ; the protein is encoded by the coding sequence ATGAGCTGTGACTGCCGAGAGTTCTCCGAGCTGCTCCTCGATCTCGCGTACGGCGAGCTGGACGAGGACGAGGCGAAGCGCCTCGGAGAGCACGCGTCGGCGTGCACCGCGTGCCGCGCACAGCTCGAGGAGATCGCTCTCACGCGCAAGCTCGCGAGCGCCCTCCCGATGCCCGATCCGATCCCGCGGATCGGTTCGGCCGTGCTGGCCGAGGCGGAACGCGTCGCAGCGATGGCGACCGCGCGGCCGTCCGAGGCGGACGCGCGCGGTGACAATAGGATCGCCGGGATCGCGGAGCGGGGACCGACCTTCCTCGATCGCTTGCGAGGAGCGCTCTTCAAACCGGCGTTCGCGACGGCCCTGGCCGCGACCGTCGTCTTCGCGATCAGCTTCTACCTCTACCGCACCGCAACCCCGGGTTATGATGGGGACCCCGGTGCGCCCGGCGCGCCGTTCTACGGTCCGGCGGGGGCTCCGGCCGCCGCCCCCCTCGCGGCCGCCGAGTCGACCGCCATCCTGGCCCGTGCCGACGGCGCACGCGGCGCGGAGGAACGGATCGCCGGCGAGGACGCGATCGCCCGGCGCCCGGCGCTCGCGACGTCGCGGAGCGTCGCCCAGGCCAAGGGCTCGCTCGGCACCGCGGGGCCCGCGCAGGTGAACTCCGCCGACGAGCTCGACCGCGCCGAGGCCGAGACGGGCAAGCTGGCCGCGGCGGCTCCTGCCGCGGGGGACGCGCCGTCGTGGGGACAGGGCGGGGGCGGCTTCGCGAGCGAAAAGAAGGCCGATGGCGCCGCCAAGGAGGCGCCGGCCCCGGCACCGGCGGATCACGGCGCGGCCGAGGCGTTCGCCGAGGGGATGGACGCCTACGATCGGGGCGACTGCGCCGCCGCGACCGCGTCGCTGGAGCGCGTCGTCGATTCGTACGGCGCGCCGATCGGCCTCGTCCCGAAGGCGTTGCACCACCTCGCGCGGTGCGCGCGCCGGTCCGGGAGCTGCGGCCGCGCGGTGGTCTACTACGAGCGGCTGTTCGCGGAGCATCCCGGCTACGAGCAGCGCGCCGACGCGATGTGGGAGGCCGCCGCCTGCCACCGCCGCCTCGGCCACGTCGAACAGTCGCTGGCCCTCCTCCGACAGCTCACGCAGCTGCCGGGTTGGGGCGCGAAGGCGGATTCGGAAATCGACAGCATCGAGAGCCTCGCCGCGGATCAATAA
- the rplM gene encoding 50S ribosomal protein L13 produces the protein MSTYSAKPDEVERRWFIVDAADKTLGRTASKIAVILQGKNKPKYTPHVDTGDFVVVVNAAQIRLTGRKLDDKMYYRHTGWVGGLVSTSAKELLSQKPEELMKLAVRGMLPKSKLGRAMLGKLKIHAGACPAHGYAAQKAQPLEV, from the coding sequence ATGTCGACTTACAGTGCAAAACCGGACGAGGTCGAGCGCCGTTGGTTCATCGTGGACGCGGCCGACAAGACCCTGGGGCGGACGGCGAGCAAGATCGCGGTGATCCTCCAGGGCAAGAACAAGCCGAAGTACACGCCCCACGTGGACACGGGCGATTTCGTCGTCGTGGTCAACGCGGCGCAGATCCGGCTGACCGGGCGCAAGCTGGACGACAAGATGTACTACCGCCACACGGGCTGGGTCGGCGGCCTCGTGTCGACGTCGGCCAAGGAGCTCCTCTCGCAGAAGCCCGAGGAGCTCATGAAGCTCGCGGTGCGCGGGATGCTCCCGAAGTCGAAGCTCGGGCGCGCCATGCTCGGCAAGCTGAAGATCCACGCCGGCGCCTGCCCGGCTCACGGTTACGCGGCGCAGAAGGCTCAGCCGCTTGAGGTCTGA
- the hutI gene encoding imidazolonepropionase, with protein sequence MKEVDLIVRGASQVLTMEPPLSNAPEADADAREVGAILGGAIAIAGGRIADVGTEERILDTYRAAETMDAAGGVAAPGFVDPHTHAVFAGSRHVEFGMRMRGATYLEILAAGGGIHATVAATRAATLVELVSSALPRLERALALGVTTMEIKSGYGLDVDTEIKILEAVRQLDGLQPIRLVPTFLGAHVVPAEYTDRRDAYVDLLVTRVIPEVARRGLAAACDVFLDRGAFDAAEARAILEAGIACGLRPKIHAGQFTDLGGPELIAEPGGLSPDHLEVISDRGVAAMAAAGVTAVLLPGAAFSLRDEFPNGRRLADAGVRVALATDDNPGSSRTENLPLMASMGAARMGLTCSEAWRGITASSAAALGLSGEAGRLVAGARADVAILRIPDFRSLIYHFGVNHTAAVIVEGVVTVHGVAS encoded by the coding sequence ATGAAGGAAGTCGATCTGATCGTCCGCGGCGCGTCCCAGGTGCTCACCATGGAGCCTCCGCTCTCGAACGCGCCGGAGGCCGACGCCGACGCGCGCGAGGTGGGCGCGATCCTCGGCGGCGCCATCGCGATCGCCGGCGGCCGGATCGCCGACGTCGGGACCGAGGAGCGGATCCTCGACACGTACCGGGCGGCCGAGACGATGGACGCGGCCGGCGGCGTCGCGGCGCCCGGCTTCGTCGATCCGCACACGCACGCGGTGTTCGCCGGATCGCGGCACGTCGAGTTCGGCATGCGGATGCGCGGCGCGACCTACCTCGAGATCCTGGCGGCCGGCGGCGGCATCCACGCAACCGTGGCCGCCACGCGCGCCGCCACGCTCGTGGAGCTGGTGTCGTCCGCCCTGCCGCGCCTCGAGCGCGCGCTCGCGCTCGGCGTCACGACGATGGAGATCAAGAGCGGGTACGGGCTGGACGTCGATACAGAAATCAAGATCCTCGAGGCGGTGCGGCAACTGGACGGCCTCCAGCCGATCCGACTCGTGCCGACGTTCCTCGGCGCGCACGTCGTCCCCGCGGAGTACACGGATCGCCGCGACGCGTACGTCGACCTGCTCGTGACGCGCGTCATCCCCGAGGTAGCGCGCCGTGGCCTCGCCGCCGCGTGCGACGTGTTCCTCGACCGGGGCGCGTTCGACGCCGCGGAGGCGCGGGCGATCCTCGAGGCCGGGATCGCGTGCGGGCTGCGGCCGAAGATCCACGCCGGGCAGTTCACGGATCTCGGCGGGCCGGAGCTCATCGCCGAGCCCGGCGGCCTGTCCCCGGATCACCTCGAGGTGATCTCCGACCGCGGGGTGGCCGCGATGGCCGCCGCGGGGGTGACCGCGGTGCTGCTCCCCGGCGCGGCGTTCTCCCTTCGCGACGAGTTCCCGAACGGCCGCAGGCTCGCGGACGCCGGCGTTCGCGTCGCGCTCGCGACCGACGACAACCCGGGCAGCTCGCGGACCGAGAACCTCCCGCTCATGGCGTCGATGGGCGCCGCGCGCATGGGGCTGACCTGCTCCGAGGCGTGGCGCGGCATCACCGCGAGCTCGGCCGCGGCCCTCGGGCTGTCGGGCGAGGCCGGGCGGCTCGTCGCCGGGGCGCGGGCCGACGTCGCGATTTTGCGTATTCCCGATTTCCGCTCGCTCATCTATCATTTCGGAGTCAACCATACAGCGGCCGTCATCGTCGAAGGCGTCGTGACGGTACATGGTGTCGCGTCATGA